One Archangium lipolyticum DNA segment encodes these proteins:
- a CDS encoding DUF2760 domain-containing protein — translation MTEQPSLSFFARFWLAFVCFWRIWFNPPFAQAVLPVREADKAGLLPAGATPAELPNKAEPVEKQPPAPPPPEREHASALQVLAMLQREGRLIDFLQEDVAAFPDADVGAAARIVHEGCRKVLRQYLTLEPVLPQSEGDAVNVPAGFDAQRIRLTGNVAGQPPYNGALKHHGWVTTAVKFPSTSPAMDPRVLAPAEVELP, via the coding sequence ATGACCGAACAGCCCTCGCTTTCGTTCTTCGCCCGTTTCTGGCTCGCGTTCGTGTGCTTCTGGCGGATCTGGTTCAACCCGCCGTTCGCGCAGGCCGTACTGCCCGTGCGCGAGGCCGACAAGGCTGGCCTGCTGCCGGCCGGAGCCACGCCCGCCGAGCTGCCGAACAAGGCAGAGCCGGTGGAGAAGCAACCGCCCGCTCCGCCGCCCCCCGAGCGGGAGCACGCCTCGGCCCTGCAGGTGCTCGCCATGCTCCAGCGGGAGGGGCGCCTCATCGACTTCCTCCAGGAGGACGTGGCCGCCTTCCCGGACGCGGACGTGGGCGCCGCGGCCCGCATCGTCCACGAGGGGTGCCGCAAGGTGCTGCGCCAGTACCTCACCCTGGAGCCGGTGCTGCCCCAGTCCGAGGGTGACGCGGTGAACGTGCCCGCCGGCTTCGACGCCCAGCGCATCCGCCTCACCGGCAACGTGGCGGGCCAGCCTCCCTACAACGGCGCGCTGAAGCACCACGGCTGGGTGACCACGGCCGTGAAATTCCCGTCCACCAGTCCGGCGATGGACCCTCGGGTCCTCGCGCCCGCTGAAGTCGAGCTGCCCTGA
- a CDS encoding tetratricopeptide repeat protein, with the protein MSTPSSKTLSPAELAKLEHSFASDPSSEAYKPLAEAYLAMGRFMEAMVVCKKGVKAHPNRADPRLLLARVYSEQGKDKKALEEVLGALQVQPTDKASLRMAGVLQLKTGEADAGKANLLKAYEADPADADTLAAMQQYAVPAPVAAAPAPAPVVAAPAPVAAPAPVAAPAPVAAAPAPAPVAAAPVAAPAPAPSRKHAAEDEEEAPRPKRSQPARPVARAAVVDDDVDTDDDDDAPRKPRKSGSGASKYVTLGLLVALPVILGGFFVQGRMAAQRNREIKKQLEAATEQLKHDSFDSYKKACEAADKALEVDADSTAAHGYLAYAYAIRWGEHGGGDEAKRRAEDHLVSAKKSGEISSHLYAAEALVKTYGGKGKEALTELEQRVKSFDEQGKRSSLLYLTLGLIQMNAGDMERAKDNLEKAQGLSPDDPRIYAALGAVYRRLGQDGTAWKNYDFALRYEKDHPESLLGKSLLMLEQDSPNYELAAVMVKKLLEAQPPPSPRQLAAAYLARSLLISRVSAGMDKFKPEEQAKISEVTGVPTDKEKARQELIKAEDTGFTLDKLSPELSLIKGRRLLLENQFDQAATEIRKAIKIDPTRAQFYVELAKALMGKPGGEKEASEALATAIKTMGDSPKLLTMLGDAYRRQNKLDDALKTYERAVKDANAKNPEARLAIGTIYRQRSEWTKAQESLEKAATEFIGQPDRAATTLLELARVFEGKGDTAKADETYQKALNADEEYAPAYFHYAAFLAKDKKQAAKAKLLAQEYIKREPKGEFVAQAQAL; encoded by the coding sequence ATGTCTACTCCATCATCGAAGACGTTGAGCCCGGCCGAGCTTGCGAAGCTGGAGCACTCGTTCGCTTCCGACCCCTCATCTGAAGCCTACAAGCCACTGGCCGAGGCCTATCTGGCCATGGGCCGTTTCATGGAAGCGATGGTCGTCTGCAAGAAAGGGGTGAAGGCTCACCCCAATCGTGCCGATCCCCGCCTCCTCCTCGCCCGCGTCTACTCCGAGCAGGGCAAGGACAAGAAGGCCCTGGAAGAGGTGCTCGGCGCCCTCCAGGTCCAGCCCACCGACAAGGCCTCGCTGCGCATGGCCGGTGTGCTCCAACTCAAGACCGGCGAGGCCGACGCGGGCAAGGCCAACCTCCTCAAGGCGTACGAGGCGGATCCGGCCGATGCCGACACGCTGGCGGCGATGCAGCAGTACGCGGTGCCGGCCCCCGTGGCCGCCGCGCCCGCGCCAGCACCCGTGGTGGCCGCGCCCGCGCCCGTGGCGGCTCCCGCTCCCGTAGCGGCTCCCGCTCCGGTGGCCGCCGCTCCGGCGCCCGCGCCCGTGGCCGCCGCTCCGGTGGCCGCGCCGGCTCCCGCGCCCTCCCGCAAGCACGCGGCCGAGGACGAGGAGGAGGCGCCGCGTCCCAAGCGCTCGCAGCCCGCGCGCCCGGTGGCCCGTGCGGCGGTGGTCGATGACGACGTCGACACCGACGACGACGATGACGCGCCCCGCAAGCCGCGCAAGTCCGGCTCCGGTGCGAGCAAGTACGTCACGCTCGGCCTGCTGGTCGCCCTGCCCGTCATCCTGGGTGGCTTCTTCGTCCAGGGTCGCATGGCCGCTCAGCGCAACCGGGAGATCAAGAAGCAGCTCGAGGCCGCCACCGAGCAGCTCAAGCACGACTCCTTCGACTCCTACAAGAAGGCCTGCGAGGCCGCCGACAAGGCGCTCGAGGTCGACGCCGACTCCACCGCCGCGCACGGCTACCTGGCCTACGCCTACGCCATCCGCTGGGGTGAGCACGGCGGCGGCGACGAGGCCAAGCGCCGCGCCGAGGATCACCTGGTCTCCGCCAAGAAGAGCGGGGAGATCAGCTCGCACCTCTACGCCGCCGAGGCGCTCGTCAAGACGTACGGTGGCAAGGGCAAGGAGGCTCTCACCGAGCTCGAGCAGCGCGTGAAGTCCTTCGACGAGCAGGGCAAGCGCAGCTCGCTGCTGTACCTGACGCTCGGCCTCATCCAGATGAACGCGGGCGACATGGAGCGCGCCAAGGACAACCTGGAGAAGGCCCAGGGCCTGTCCCCGGATGATCCGCGCATCTACGCCGCGCTCGGCGCGGTGTACCGCCGGCTCGGCCAGGACGGCACCGCCTGGAAGAACTACGACTTCGCCCTGCGCTACGAGAAGGACCACCCCGAGTCGCTGCTCGGCAAGTCCCTGCTGATGCTGGAGCAGGACTCGCCCAACTACGAGCTGGCGGCCGTCATGGTGAAGAAGCTGCTGGAGGCCCAGCCGCCTCCGTCGCCCCGTCAGCTCGCGGCGGCCTACCTGGCGCGCTCGCTGCTCATCTCCCGCGTGTCCGCGGGCATGGACAAGTTCAAGCCCGAGGAGCAGGCGAAGATCTCCGAGGTCACCGGCGTGCCCACCGACAAGGAGAAGGCGCGTCAGGAGCTGATCAAGGCCGAGGACACCGGCTTCACCCTGGACAAGCTCAGCCCCGAGCTGTCGCTCATCAAGGGCCGCCGGCTGCTCCTGGAGAACCAGTTCGACCAGGCCGCCACGGAGATCCGCAAGGCCATCAAGATCGACCCCACCCGCGCCCAGTTCTACGTCGAGCTGGCCAAGGCCCTCATGGGCAAGCCGGGCGGCGAGAAGGAGGCCTCCGAGGCGCTCGCCACCGCCATCAAGACCATGGGTGACAGCCCCAAGCTGCTCACCATGCTGGGTGACGCCTACCGCCGGCAGAACAAGCTGGACGACGCGCTCAAGACGTACGAGCGCGCGGTGAAGGACGCCAACGCCAAGAACCCGGAGGCCCGTCTGGCCATCGGCACCATCTACCGCCAGCGCTCGGAGTGGACGAAGGCGCAGGAGTCGCTGGAGAAGGCGGCCACCGAGTTCATCGGCCAGCCGGACCGGGCCGCCACGACGCTGCTCGAGCTGGCGCGCGTCTTCGAGGGCAAGGGCGACACCGCCAAGGCCGACGAGACGTACCAGAAGGCGCTCAACGCGGACGAGGAGTACGCTCCGGCCTACTTCCACTACGCGGCGTTCCTCGCCAAGGACAA